In one window of Palaemon carinicauda isolate YSFRI2023 chromosome 2, ASM3689809v2, whole genome shotgun sequence DNA:
- the LOC137622202 gene encoding triosephosphate isomerase-like, translating to MSNNRKFFVIGNWKMNVNKAKIDSIVKIMSNASLDSNTEAVVGCPSCYLSYARQQLPPGISVAAQNCYKVSRGNFSGEISPEMIQECGGDWVIIGHPERRTVFGEKDDFIQEKMAHAQEAGIKVIACVCETQEDRQQNMTEEILQSQMASLASAITDWSRVVLAFEALWASNTGVLATPAQVQEVLSMMRKWLRDNVSDKVANSTRILYAGSVSSSNCQRLALLPDLDGFLVGSAALKTDIVDIINSRSSRVSQIIDFSTDQISTMTL from the exons ATGTCGAACAACAGAAAGTTTTTCGTTATCGGAAACTGGAAAATGAATGTGAACAAGGCTAAAATTGACTCCATTGTAAAGATCATGTCAAACGCCTCACTGGATTCCAACACTG aggCCGTGGTTGGATGTCCCTCGTGTTATCTTTCTTATGCCCGACAGCAGCTTCCTCCAGGAATCAGTGTGGCTGCTCAAAATTGTTACAAG GTGTCCCGTGGAAACTTCAGTGGTGAAATATCTCCTGAAATGATCCAGGAATGCGGAGGGGATTGGGTTATTATCGGTCATCCAGAAAGAAGAACCGTTTTTGGAGAAAAGGATGACTTCATACAGGAAAAGATGGCGCATGCCCAGGAGGCTGGCATCAAA GTGATAGCTTGTGTTTGCGAAACGCAAGAAGATCGTCAGCAGAACATGACAGAGGAAATCCTCCAGTCCCAAATGGCATCTTTGGCCTCGGCCATTACCGACTGGTCTCGAGTAGTACTGGCCTTCGAGGCCCTGTGGGCAAGTAACACAGGGGTACTGGCCACGCCTGCTCAAGTTCAGGAGGTCCTATCCATGATGAGGAAGTGGCTACGGGACAACGTCAGCGACAAAGTGGCCAACAGTACCCGCATCCTTTATGCAGGTTCTGTGTCATCTTCCAACTGCCAGCGTCTGGCCCTTTTGCCAGACCTCGACGGATTCTTAGTGGGCAGCGCCGCCCTCAAGACCGACATCGTTGACATCATCAATTCCAGAAGTTCTCGAGTGTCTCAAATCATTGATTTCTCAACTGATCAGATTTCTACGATGACACTTTAA